One region of Bosea sp. 29B genomic DNA includes:
- a CDS encoding ComF family protein, with protein sequence MRWLQRGGGWLRAGVTSAVGLVYPPSCVGCRAATSEAQGLCAQCWAGLGLIERPYCERLGTPFEVDLGPGLISPAAIADPPVFARARAACRFDGTARELVHRLKYGDRAELALMLGRMTVQAGRELISDADLIVPVPLHRFRLWTRRFNQAAALAATISRQSGRPCAPQALARVKRTKQQVGLTKAQRADNLQGAFKVLPAMRPLVEGRRILLVDDVLTTGSTVNAASRALLRGGASAVDVLTFARVVTEA encoded by the coding sequence ATGCGCTGGCTGCAGCGCGGAGGAGGCTGGCTGCGGGCGGGCGTCACCAGCGCCGTCGGCCTGGTTTACCCACCTTCATGCGTCGGCTGCCGGGCTGCCACGAGCGAGGCGCAGGGCTTGTGTGCCCAGTGCTGGGCCGGGCTCGGCCTGATCGAGCGGCCCTATTGCGAGCGGCTCGGCACGCCCTTCGAAGTCGATCTCGGACCGGGGCTGATCTCGCCGGCCGCGATCGCCGATCCACCGGTCTTCGCCCGCGCCCGCGCCGCCTGCCGCTTCGACGGCACGGCGCGCGAGCTGGTGCACCGACTGAAATATGGCGACCGGGCCGAGCTTGCCCTGATGCTCGGACGGATGACGGTGCAGGCCGGCCGCGAGCTGATCTCCGACGCAGACCTGATCGTGCCGGTGCCGCTGCATCGCTTCCGCCTGTGGACGCGGCGCTTCAACCAAGCGGCGGCGCTGGCCGCAACGATTTCCCGGCAATCGGGTCGCCCTTGCGCGCCGCAGGCGCTTGCCCGCGTCAAGCGGACGAAGCAGCAGGTCGGGCTGACCAAGGCCCAGCGCGCCGACAATCTCCAGGGCGCCTTCAAGGTGCTGCCCGCCATGCGCCCGCTGGTCGAGGGCCGGCGTATCCTGCTCGTCGACGACGTGCTGACCACCGGCTCGACCGTCAACGCCGCTTCGCGCGCCTTGCTGCGCGGCGGGGCGAGCGCGGTCGACGTGCTGACCTTCGCCCGGGTCGTGACGGAAGCGTGA
- a CDS encoding alkene reductase produces MSHASPAKLFTPFRLGDLELKNRVVMAPLTRNRANKHDDAPNALNVEYYRQRAGAGLIITEATQISQQGQGYIWTPGIYQDAQVAGWKAVTDAVHEAGGRIIAQLWHVGRVSHVSLQPGNQAPVAPSAVLAKTKTYIESGFAEVSEPRALALDEIPGIVADFVRAAENAKAAGFDGIELHGAHGYLLDQFLRDGSNQRQDAYGGSIENRVRLTLEVVDAVSKVFPKERIGIRISPVSPANDSRDSDPQALFGHLVGELDKRGIAFIHVVEGATRDARDYLPFDYLALRKAFRGAYIANNGFTRELAIETVEKGEADLIAFGRLFIANPDLPERLKLDAPLNTPDVATFYGGDAKGYTDYPALAQAERSHAAG; encoded by the coding sequence ATGAGTCATGCCTCCCCCGCCAAGCTGTTCACGCCGTTCCGCCTCGGCGATCTCGAGTTGAAGAACCGCGTCGTGATGGCGCCTTTGACCCGCAACCGCGCCAACAAGCACGATGATGCGCCGAACGCGCTCAATGTCGAGTACTACCGCCAGCGCGCCGGCGCCGGGCTGATCATCACCGAGGCGACGCAGATCTCGCAGCAGGGCCAGGGCTATATCTGGACGCCGGGCATCTACCAGGATGCGCAGGTCGCCGGCTGGAAGGCGGTGACCGATGCCGTGCACGAGGCCGGCGGGCGGATCATCGCGCAGCTCTGGCATGTCGGGCGCGTCAGCCATGTCTCGCTGCAGCCGGGCAACCAGGCACCGGTCGCGCCCTCGGCCGTGCTGGCCAAGACCAAGACCTATATCGAGAGCGGCTTCGCCGAGGTGTCCGAGCCGCGCGCGCTCGCGCTCGACGAAATCCCCGGCATCGTCGCCGATTTCGTCCGGGCGGCCGAGAATGCCAAGGCGGCCGGCTTCGACGGCATCGAATTGCACGGCGCCCATGGCTATCTGCTCGACCAGTTCCTGCGCGACGGCTCGAACCAGCGGCAGGACGCCTATGGCGGCTCGATCGAGAACCGCGTCCGGCTGACGCTGGAAGTGGTCGATGCGGTGAGCAAGGTGTTCCCGAAGGAGCGCATCGGCATCCGCATCTCGCCAGTGAGCCCGGCCAATGATTCCCGCGATTCCGACCCGCAGGCGCTGTTCGGCCATCTCGTCGGCGAACTCGACAAGCGCGGCATCGCCTTTATCCACGTCGTCGAGGGCGCGACGCGCGATGCGCGCGACTATCTGCCCTTCGACTACCTGGCGCTGCGCAAGGCCTTCCGCGGCGCCTATATCGCCAATAACGGCTTCACCCGCGAACTCGCGATCGAGACGGTGGAGAAGGGCGAAGCGGACCTCATCGCCTTCGGCCGGCTCTTCATCGCCAATCCCGACCTGCCGGAGCGGCTGAAGCTCGACGCCCCGCTCAACACGCCGGATGTCGCGACCTTCTATGGTGGCGATGCCAAGGGCTATACCGATTATCCGGCGCTGGCGCAGGCAGAACGTTCGCACGCCGCCGGCTGA
- a CDS encoding SDR family NAD(P)-dependent oxidoreductase produces MTSLPYRSALIVGAGSGISASVARALAAQGVKVGLAARNTDKLAALAAETGAATFQVDASNPAAVASLFETADAKIGEPDVVIYNASGRLRGPIAELDPAAVAQALAVTAYGAFLVTQQAAKRMLPHSRGAILLTGATAGIKGFALSAPFAMGKFALRGLAQSAARELGPKGIHVAHFVIDGAVRSTRHPDTDDNTLDPDAIAQSYLDVLRQPRSAWSLEVELRPWVESF; encoded by the coding sequence ATGACCTCCCTGCCCTATCGCAGCGCCCTGATCGTCGGCGCCGGCTCCGGCATAAGCGCCTCGGTTGCGCGGGCCCTGGCGGCGCAAGGCGTCAAGGTCGGCCTCGCCGCCCGCAATACCGACAAGCTCGCCGCGCTCGCCGCCGAGACCGGCGCCGCGACCTTCCAGGTCGACGCCTCCAATCCGGCCGCCGTCGCAAGCCTGTTCGAAACGGCGGACGCCAAGATCGGCGAGCCCGATGTCGTCATCTACAACGCCAGCGGCCGGCTGCGCGGGCCGATCGCGGAGCTTGATCCCGCGGCGGTCGCGCAGGCGCTCGCGGTCACCGCCTATGGCGCCTTCCTGGTGACGCAGCAGGCGGCGAAACGCATGCTGCCGCATAGCCGCGGCGCCATCCTGCTGACCGGCGCCACTGCCGGCATCAAGGGCTTCGCGCTGTCGGCCCCCTTCGCCATGGGCAAGTTCGCCTTGCGCGGCCTCGCCCAGAGCGCCGCACGAGAGCTCGGGCCGAAGGGCATCCATGTCGCGCATTTCGTCATCGACGGCGCCGTGCGCAGCACCCGCCATCCCGATACTGACGACAACACGCTCGATCCGGACGCCATCGCCCAGAGCTATCTCGACGTCCTCAGGCAGCCGCGCAGCGCCTGGTCGCTCGAGGTCGAGCTCAGGCCCTGGGTCGAGAGCTTCTGA
- a CDS encoding anti-sigma factor → MHLPSDPTDLRLLLHALVDGELDAATTLALERRLADDPALAVEHARIAAVQTAVRNLPRPEISSAFQARIAALGARPERPAQPGRPRFGSIGWRAMAASILVTAVLASGLTQWVVTRDAPDSFVAAIASSHRRSLLAASPVDVASSDRHTVKPWLDARIGLSPGAPDLAKGGFSLLGGRVEVIGSRPLPALVYKHREHLITLVAAPRDSGTAWMPVAMERSAGGFSLVRWADGAFFYWAVSDTDHATLEDFVSRFREATAAG, encoded by the coding sequence ATGCACTTGCCGTCCGACCCCACGGATCTGCGGCTGCTGCTTCACGCTCTGGTCGATGGCGAACTCGATGCCGCTACGACCCTGGCCCTGGAGCGGCGGCTGGCTGACGATCCCGCGCTCGCGGTCGAGCACGCGCGCATTGCCGCCGTGCAGACTGCTGTCCGCAATCTGCCCCGCCCCGAAATCAGCAGCGCATTTCAGGCTCGCATCGCCGCACTGGGCGCTCGTCCCGAGAGGCCAGCGCAGCCGGGTCGCCCTCGCTTCGGTTCGATCGGCTGGCGTGCCATGGCGGCGTCGATCCTCGTCACCGCGGTTCTGGCAAGCGGACTGACCCAATGGGTGGTGACGCGCGATGCGCCCGACAGCTTCGTCGCAGCCATCGCCAGCAGCCACCGCCGCAGCCTGCTCGCCGCAAGCCCGGTCGATGTCGCCTCGTCGGATCGCCACACGGTCAAGCCTTGGCTCGACGCCCGCATCGGCCTGTCGCCTGGTGCCCCGGACCTGGCGAAGGGCGGCTTTTCACTCTTGGGCGGCCGTGTCGAAGTGATCGGGAGCAGGCCGCTCCCGGCGCTCGTCTACAAGCACCGCGAGCATCTGATCACCCTCGTGGCCGCGCCGCGGGATAGCGGAACCGCATGGATGCCGGTTGCAATGGAGCGTTCCGCCGGCGGCTTCTCCCTGGTCCGCTGGGCCGACGGCGCATTCTTCTATTGGGCCGTGTCGGACACCGATCACGCCACCCTTGAAGATTTCGTCAGCCGCTTCCGGGAAGCTACCGCGGCGGGCTGA
- a CDS encoding PLP-dependent aminotransferase family protein: MVTSDARRPAFASWLSTGNSITQQFMAIGGRPDVVSLAGGLPASEIYPVEAIAAAQERALTRWGTQILEYGAIEGLPALRAAIAERFSATTGRRFGPENVLLTTGAMQGLDLVGKALVDPGELILSQFPTYLGALDAWRPRMPRYEKLDWSLQAPGQDAALRQAKFVYAVPNYSNPTGVLVSQDERAALLDKVEAVGTWLLEDDPYLPLQFDGPAGPSLLAHHAQRHPNGAYAGPVIYLGTLSKSLAPGLRVGWVVAEASLISTLALAKQSTDIASSLLTQAIALEMIESDFEVQHIPKIVATYRERRDALCAAGATHLSDWFEWEVPPGGMFVWMRAKDDAIDTDALYAHALAENVAFVPSSVFDPSGALKSAMRVNFTRSPPEVLVEGVRRLERAVRRLLAERPGQAA, from the coding sequence ATGGTGACATCGGATGCGCGGCGGCCGGCTTTCGCCAGCTGGCTCTCGACCGGCAACAGCATCACCCAGCAGTTCATGGCGATCGGCGGGCGGCCCGACGTCGTCAGCCTCGCCGGCGGCTTGCCGGCGAGCGAGATCTATCCGGTCGAGGCGATCGCTGCGGCGCAGGAGCGGGCGCTGACGCGCTGGGGCACGCAGATCCTCGAATATGGCGCGATCGAGGGGCTGCCGGCGCTGCGGGCTGCGATCGCCGAGCGCTTCAGCGCCACGACCGGGCGCCGCTTCGGGCCGGAGAACGTGCTGCTGACGACCGGCGCGATGCAGGGGCTCGACCTCGTCGGCAAGGCGCTGGTCGATCCCGGCGAGCTGATCCTCTCGCAATTTCCGACCTATCTCGGCGCGCTCGACGCCTGGCGCCCGCGCATGCCGCGCTATGAGAAGCTCGACTGGAGCCTGCAAGCGCCCGGCCAGGATGCCGCGCTACGTCAGGCCAAGTTCGTCTATGCCGTGCCGAACTATTCCAATCCGACTGGCGTGCTGGTGTCGCAGGATGAGCGTGCTGCCTTGCTCGACAAGGTCGAGGCGGTCGGGACCTGGCTGCTCGAGGACGATCCCTATCTGCCGCTGCAATTCGACGGGCCGGCCGGGCCGAGCCTGCTCGCCCATCACGCGCAGCGCCATCCGAACGGCGCCTATGCCGGGCCGGTGATCTATCTCGGCACGCTGTCGAAGAGCCTGGCGCCAGGCCTGCGCGTCGGCTGGGTCGTGGCCGAGGCCTCGCTGATTTCGACGCTGGCGCTGGCCAAGCAGTCGACCGACATCGCCTCCAGCCTGCTGACGCAGGCGATCGCGCTGGAGATGATCGAGAGCGATTTCGAGGTGCAGCACATCCCGAAAATCGTCGCGACCTATCGCGAGCGTCGCGACGCCCTGTGCGCTGCTGGGGCGACACATCTCTCCGACTGGTTCGAGTGGGAGGTGCCGCCGGGTGGCATGTTCGTCTGGATGCGGGCCAAGGACGATGCGATCGACACCGACGCGCTCTATGCCCATGCGCTGGCGGAAAATGTCGCCTTCGTGCCGTCGAGCGTGTTCGACCCTTCAGGCGCCTTGAAGAGCGCGATGCGGGTCAATTTCACCCGCTCGCCGCCGGAGGTGCTGGTCGAGGGCGTGCGCCGGCTGGAGCGGGCGGTGCGCCGCCTGCTCGCTGAGCGACCCGGCCAGGCCGCCTGA
- a CDS encoding Lrp/AsnC family transcriptional regulator, with protein MIELDRIDRKILAALQQNGRISTLELAEAVGLSPTPCARRIKRLEEAGVIKGYAAKISPAALGFGICVMVSVKLAKQSPDAAEQFMSAIRDQPEITECLLVTGNVDYLLRVWVKDIEALRTFISEALQAIPCVAETSTMVILDTQSSNRLLNVPGTAQGRKAQPARSAREADRA; from the coding sequence ATGATCGAACTGGACCGTATCGACCGGAAGATCCTGGCCGCACTTCAGCAGAATGGCCGCATCTCGACCCTCGAACTGGCCGAGGCGGTCGGCCTTTCTCCAACGCCGTGTGCCCGCCGCATCAAGCGGCTGGAGGAGGCCGGCGTCATCAAAGGCTATGCGGCGAAGATCAGCCCGGCGGCGCTCGGCTTTGGCATCTGCGTCATGGTCAGCGTCAAGCTCGCCAAGCAGAGCCCGGACGCCGCGGAGCAGTTCATGAGCGCGATCCGTGACCAGCCGGAGATCACCGAATGCCTGCTGGTCACCGGCAATGTCGATTATCTCCTGCGCGTCTGGGTCAAGGATATCGAGGCGCTGCGCACCTTCATCAGCGAGGCCCTGCAGGCGATCCCCTGCGTCGCCGAGACCTCGACCATGGTCATCCTGGACACGCAGAGCTCGAACCGGCTGCTGAATGTGCCCGGCACGGCCCAGGGCCGCAAGGCGCAGCCCGCCCGATCCGCACGCGAGGCGGACCGGGCCTAG
- a CDS encoding sigma-70 family RNA polymerase sigma factor → MLGDKASAERFGEVVLPYLADALALARWLTGNVDDAEDVVQEACLKAHKGLASYAGGNARAWLLTIVRNTSYAWLARNHPRRIVAVGDLADLDALAANAETGADTPEAALIAKADTAALEAAITMLPHSFREVLVLRDINGLSYREIAAMLHLPLGTVMSRLSRARGLLMAELGGAR, encoded by the coding sequence GTGTTAGGCGACAAGGCTTCGGCGGAACGCTTCGGCGAGGTGGTCTTACCCTACCTCGCCGACGCCCTGGCACTTGCCCGCTGGCTGACCGGCAATGTCGACGATGCCGAGGATGTGGTGCAGGAGGCCTGTCTGAAGGCGCATAAGGGGCTGGCGAGCTATGCGGGCGGCAATGCGCGGGCCTGGCTACTGACGATCGTGCGCAATACCTCCTATGCCTGGCTTGCCCGCAACCACCCGCGCCGCATCGTCGCCGTTGGCGATCTGGCCGATCTCGACGCCTTGGCCGCGAATGCCGAAACGGGGGCCGATACGCCGGAGGCCGCCTTGATCGCCAAGGCGGACACGGCCGCGCTGGAGGCTGCGATCACGATGCTGCCGCATTCTTTTCGCGAGGTTCTCGTGCTGCGGGACATCAACGGCCTCAGCTACCGGGAGATCGCGGCGATGCTCCATCTGCCGCTCGGCACGGTGATGTCGCGGCTGTCGCGGGCGCGCGGATTGCTGATGGCGGAACTCGGGGGTGCCCGATGA
- a CDS encoding RraA family protein produces the protein MPTRLATPAHPRLPQALIDAWQAVPSSVIADQLGGTGHADPAIRPTRPFVPGKRLVGQAITAWCEPADYGPVHHAISIAERGDVVVVAAGGRKDAAMIGDLLGGAARRKGIAGVVVDGAVRDVGPVSQWPDFVFFSRWIMPRGPSSMERGIVNGPIVFGGVAVHPHDLVVGDDDGLVFVPHALVEAKLAPCLARVKAEAEWEVLLAGGASTVETFKVPPMEKL, from the coding sequence ATGCCGACCCGTCTCGCCACGCCCGCCCATCCGCGCCTGCCGCAAGCTCTGATCGACGCCTGGCAGGCGGTGCCGAGCTCGGTGATCGCCGACCAGCTCGGCGGCACCGGTCACGCCGATCCCGCAATCCGGCCGACCCGGCCCTTCGTGCCGGGCAAGCGCCTGGTCGGCCAGGCGATCACGGCCTGGTGCGAGCCGGCCGATTACGGGCCGGTGCACCACGCGATCAGCATTGCCGAGCGCGGCGATGTCGTGGTGGTCGCGGCCGGTGGGCGCAAGGATGCGGCAATGATCGGCGACCTGCTCGGCGGTGCCGCCCGGCGCAAGGGCATTGCCGGCGTCGTCGTCGATGGCGCGGTGCGCGATGTCGGGCCGGTCTCGCAATGGCCGGACTTCGTCTTCTTCTCGCGCTGGATCATGCCGCGCGGCCCGTCCTCGATGGAGCGCGGCATCGTCAACGGGCCGATCGTCTTCGGCGGCGTCGCCGTCCATCCGCATGACCTCGTCGTCGGCGACGATGACGGCCTCGTCTTCGTGCCGCATGCACTGGTCGAGGCAAAGCTCGCGCCCTGTCTGGCGCGAGTGAAGGCGGAGGCCGAATGGGAGGTGCTGCTCGCCGGCGGCGCCTCGACGGTCGAGACCTTCAAGGTACCGCCGATGGAGAAGCTCTGA
- a CDS encoding MarR family winged helix-turn-helix transcriptional regulator, whose product MSVPCICTTLRSASRRMIAFYDETIAPVGVNIAQFSLMRSIARVEPVTLTALGRRVELDRSTIGRNVRVLEKMGLVELGRGEDQREATVALTEAGHKVLEDGAPLWDGAQKSLDDRLGVEFMRQLHVALDSL is encoded by the coding sequence ATGTCAGTTCCCTGCATCTGCACGACCTTGCGCTCGGCTTCCCGCCGGATGATCGCCTTCTATGACGAGACGATCGCTCCGGTCGGGGTCAACATCGCGCAATTCAGCCTGATGCGCTCGATCGCCCGGGTCGAGCCGGTGACGCTGACCGCGCTCGGCCGCCGAGTCGAGCTCGACCGCTCAACCATCGGCCGCAATGTCCGCGTGCTCGAGAAGATGGGTCTCGTCGAACTCGGCCGCGGCGAAGACCAGCGCGAGGCCACGGTCGCGCTGACTGAGGCCGGACACAAGGTTCTGGAAGATGGCGCTCCCCTCTGGGATGGCGCCCAGAAGTCCCTCGACGACCGTCTCGGCGTCGAATTCATGCGACAGCTTCATGTTGCGCTCGATTCACTCTGA
- a CDS encoding carbon-nitrogen hydrolase family protein, with amino-acid sequence MTAPRFTAACVQMRSTRDPRRNRDDAVRLIREAAAAGAQFVQTPEVTNLCERDTKVLRETSQSEDKHEVLAGLRDAAGEARIWLQVGSLSVRAGEKIANRAYMIDPTGEIAARYDKIHLFDVDLPNGETWRESNTFSGGDRASLVETPWGLIGMSICYDIRFPYLYRAEAEAGAFMLTAPACFTRQTGEAHWQVLQRARAIENGAFMMSAAQGGLHEDGRESYGHSIIVDPWGRVLAEAGNEPGLIMAEIDLALVADARQRIPTLRHTRSFAVETRKSEAPRLDAAE; translated from the coding sequence ATGACCGCGCCACGCTTTACCGCCGCCTGCGTCCAGATGCGCTCGACGCGCGATCCCCGGCGCAATCGCGACGATGCGGTCCGCCTGATCCGCGAGGCAGCGGCGGCCGGGGCGCAATTCGTCCAGACGCCGGAGGTCACCAATCTCTGCGAGCGCGACACCAAGGTCCTACGCGAGACCAGCCAGAGTGAGGACAAGCACGAGGTGCTGGCCGGACTGCGCGACGCGGCGGGCGAGGCCAGGATCTGGCTGCAGGTCGGCTCGCTCTCGGTCAGGGCCGGCGAGAAGATCGCCAACCGCGCCTATATGATCGATCCCACCGGCGAGATCGCCGCGCGCTACGACAAGATCCATCTCTTCGATGTCGACCTGCCCAATGGCGAGACCTGGCGCGAATCCAACACCTTCTCCGGCGGCGACCGGGCGAGCCTGGTCGAGACGCCCTGGGGGCTGATCGGGATGTCGATCTGCTATGATATCCGCTTCCCCTATCTCTACCGCGCCGAGGCCGAGGCCGGCGCCTTCATGCTGACCGCACCGGCCTGCTTCACCCGCCAGACCGGCGAGGCGCATTGGCAGGTGCTGCAGCGGGCCCGCGCCATCGAGAACGGCGCCTTCATGATGTCGGCGGCGCAGGGCGGCCTGCACGAGGACGGCCGCGAGAGCTACGGCCATTCGATCATCGTCGATCCCTGGGGCCGCGTCCTCGCCGAGGCCGGCAACGAGCCCGGGCTGATCATGGCCGAGATCGATCTTGCTCTGGTTGCTGACGCCCGCCAGCGCATCCCGACGCTTCGTCACACCCGCTCCTTCGCGGTCGAGACCCGCAAGAGCGAAGCGCCGCGGCTCGATGCGGCCGAATGA
- a CDS encoding DUF1178 family protein, with amino-acid sequence MIRYTLTCDNAHEFESWFASSASFDEQANRGFVTCPVCDSAKVERAVMAPAVARTDRGPRPAGAAPEVTAPSSAPAPSPVPATQPAALIGEKEMAFRAMLTALHEHVAANAEPVGKNFAEEALKIHHGESESRAIYGEASAEDAQMLHEEGVEFLPLPRLPEGRN; translated from the coding sequence ATGATCCGTTACACCCTGACCTGCGACAACGCCCACGAGTTCGAGAGCTGGTTCGCGAGTTCCGCCAGCTTCGACGAGCAGGCGAATCGCGGCTTCGTCACCTGCCCGGTCTGCGACAGCGCCAAAGTAGAGCGCGCCGTGATGGCGCCGGCCGTGGCCCGAACGGATCGCGGCCCGCGGCCGGCAGGGGCTGCACCGGAGGTCACCGCGCCCTCGTCTGCCCCCGCTCCTTCCCCCGTTCCCGCGACCCAGCCCGCCGCGCTGATCGGTGAGAAGGAGATGGCGTTTCGCGCCATGCTGACGGCACTGCACGAGCATGTCGCCGCCAACGCCGAGCCCGTCGGCAAGAATTTCGCCGAGGAAGCGCTGAAGATTCACCACGGCGAGAGCGAAAGCCGCGCCATCTATGGCGAGGCCAGCGCCGAAGACGCCCAGATGCTGCATGAGGAAGGCGTCGAGTTCCTGCCCCTGCCGCGCCTGCCCGAAGGGCGGAACTGA
- the grxC gene encoding glutaredoxin 3, whose translation MPQVTIYTTGWCPYCHAAKALLTKKGVAFEEVGVDGKPELRQEMTAKAGGRTSVPQIFIGERHVGGSDDLHALDARGELDPLLKAA comes from the coding sequence ATGCCGCAGGTCACGATCTACACCACGGGCTGGTGCCCCTATTGCCATGCCGCCAAGGCGCTGCTGACAAAGAAGGGCGTCGCCTTCGAGGAGGTCGGCGTCGACGGCAAGCCGGAGCTGCGCCAGGAGATGACGGCGAAGGCCGGCGGGCGGACCTCGGTGCCGCAGATCTTCATCGGCGAGCGCCATGTCGGCGGTTCCGACGATTTGCACGCGCTCGATGCGCGCGGCGAGCTCGACCCGCTGCTGAAGGCAGCCTGA
- a CDS encoding MFS transporter — MPTDLAEPVQPVGLAATFARRGIHYGWAVAAVTFLTMLVTAGAVGAPGVLILPLQKEFGWATSEISSALAIRLLLFGLMAPFAAAFMNRFGVRPVALVALSLIAASIIGSFFMTQLWQLVLLWGFVLGFGTGLTAMVLGATVATRWFVQRRGLVVGLLTASTATGQLVFLPLLAALTEQVGWRAAMTFVLGMIALAAIGILALMRDRPVDVGLAPYGATQIVPAPAQPASLGAMLASPIVALRDAAKTSTFWILFGTFFVCGASTNGLVQTHFVSLCGDYGMAAVTAASVLAVIGIFDFLGTVGSGWLSDRYDSRWLLFWYYGLRGLSLLFLPFTDFSFYGLSIFAIFYGLDWVATVPPTIKLAADRFGEKATLVFGWVFTGHQLGAAFAAYGAGFSRTVYDSYLPAFFIAGALCLFAAGFCIMMRGGEPKPIPATA, encoded by the coding sequence ATGCCGACCGACCTCGCAGAACCAGTTCAACCCGTCGGCCTCGCCGCCACCTTCGCCCGGCGCGGCATCCATTATGGCTGGGCCGTCGCGGCAGTGACCTTCCTCACCATGCTGGTCACCGCCGGGGCCGTCGGCGCACCGGGCGTGCTGATCCTGCCGCTGCAGAAAGAGTTCGGCTGGGCGACCTCCGAGATTTCCTCGGCGCTGGCGATCCGCCTCTTGCTGTTCGGGCTGATGGCGCCCTTCGCCGCAGCCTTCATGAACCGCTTCGGCGTCCGCCCAGTCGCGCTGGTGGCGCTCAGCCTGATCGCGGCGAGCATCATCGGCTCCTTCTTCATGACGCAGCTCTGGCAGCTGGTCCTGCTCTGGGGCTTCGTGCTCGGCTTCGGCACCGGCCTCACCGCCATGGTGCTCGGCGCCACCGTCGCGACCCGCTGGTTCGTGCAGCGCCGTGGCCTCGTCGTCGGCCTGCTCACCGCCAGCACCGCGACCGGCCAGCTCGTTTTCCTGCCGCTGCTCGCCGCCCTGACCGAGCAGGTCGGCTGGCGCGCCGCCATGACCTTCGTGCTCGGCATGATCGCGCTCGCGGCGATCGGCATCCTCGCTCTGATGCGCGACCGGCCGGTCGATGTCGGCCTGGCCCCCTATGGCGCAACGCAGATCGTGCCGGCACCTGCTCAACCCGCCAGCCTCGGAGCGATGCTCGCCTCGCCGATCGTGGCGCTGCGTGACGCGGCGAAGACCAGCACCTTCTGGATCCTGTTCGGCACCTTCTTCGTCTGCGGCGCCAGCACCAACGGACTGGTGCAGACCCATTTCGTCTCGCTCTGCGGCGACTACGGCATGGCGGCGGTGACAGCGGCGAGCGTGCTCGCCGTGATCGGTATCTTCGATTTCCTCGGCACGGTCGGCTCCGGCTGGCTCTCGGACCGCTATGACAGCCGCTGGCTGCTGTTCTGGTATTACGGCCTGCGCGGGCTCTCGCTGCTCTTCCTGCCCTTCACCGACTTCTCCTTCTACGGCCTCTCGATCTTCGCGATCTTCTACGGGCTCGACTGGGTTGCGACCGTGCCGCCGACGATCAAGCTCGCCGCCGACCGCTTCGGCGAGAAGGCGACACTGGTCTTCGGCTGGGTCTTCACCGGCCACCAGCTCGGCGCTGCCTTCGCCGCCTATGGCGCCGGCTTCAGCCGCACCGTCTATGACAGCTATCTGCCGGCCTTCTTCATTGCCGGCGCGCTCTGTCTCTTCGCCGCCGGCTTCTGCATCATGATGCGCGGCGGCGAGCCCAAGCCGATCCCAGCCACCGCCTGA